TTTCATAGATTCAGCTATAATTTTCTTGATTTCTTCTTTAGAAACTGCAGCTGCTTCTTCCTCTACACCTTGATTTCTCTCAACTATGAAAGAAACTCCATCGAATAAGTTAGTCATTCTTCCTAAGAATAAACTTCCCTTACCAACTACCATAGCTCTGTTTTTATCTCCAGAAGTTAAATCATCTATACCAAATCCTATATATGGAACTCCTGAAGGTATATGTCCTTGAGTTGGAGCCCAACCTGGTATACCTTTTTCGCTTACAAAGTTCTTTAATTCTTTCTTTTCTAAGTCTCCACGCTTAACAGCAAGAGCACCTATCATTTTATAGTTAGCTTCTGGAACATCCCCAGCTCCAGCAGGCTTAGTTATATCTGGGTTTTGCATTTCAACTGAGTAAACATCAACATCAGTTATTTTTAAGTTAGCTCTATCAAGTCCACTAGTTATTAATGCAGTCATAACAGCTTGTGGAGAAGATCCAGTTCCAACACTATGTTTTCCTGTTAAATCAGTTCTTATTATTGGATTAACTCCATCATTTTCAGAAACTAAAACAGCGAATCCTCCAACAACGTCTTCTAATACTGGAAGACCTTTTTTAACGTGGTCTTTAGCATTCATTCCAAGTTTAGCACTAGCTCCACCTGCAACTACCATAACATTTTTATATATTCCTGATTTAACAAGTGCAGCAGCATTTATTAAAGCATGAGTAGGTCCAGCACAGAAACCTCTTGTATCTGATCCTGAAGCATTTTGAAGTCCAGCCATTTCAGCTATAGCCTTAGCAAAGTTTCCTCCACCTCTTTGGTTCATATCTCCACAAGCTTCTTCTGAACATTCTATTACATAATCTATATCCAATGGATTAACATTTTCTTTTCTTATTAATTGTACTGCAGCAACAACTCCTGAAGCTTTTACAACTAAGTTTTCAAACATTGTATGTGCGTTTAAGTTAACGTCAACATCATGAGCTCTCTTAACATATCCAACTAATTGATCATTATGGTATAATCCTTCAGCATGGTGTGAATCTATTAATTCATTTGCATCATCTATATTATCACCTTTAAGCTTTCCAAAGAATGGAGCTAGCTCTGGGTAGTTCTTTTCAAAGTTAGGTCTTATATTATTAACGAAATCTTCTTTTAATTTAACTAAGTCAAAAGCATCGCATATTTGCATCATTGCTAAAAATTCATCTTGTGGCATTATTTCTCCACGCTTACCATCTCTTTTTCCTTCCATTTTGTATTCGCACCATGGAAGAGCTATTTCTCTTAATTCTTCTGGTCTGTTGTTTCCTATGTAAACTTGGTTTGGTATATAATTTACTACTTCTTCATAACTTCTTATATGATTAGTAACTTCTTTTAAAAATTCTGATTCTGGATGTGTTTCTCTCTCAACAGCACAAGTAGTACCATTTTTAACTATCATATCTGGTGTGTGAACTAAAATATAACTAGCACCTTTTAAAACTGGAAATGTCATAATATTTACCCCCAATGTATATATGTTATTATTTTTACTTGAATTCTATTATGATAAAAGACTGGATGACTTTATAAAAAATAGGTGGGCAAAATAACCCACCTATTTAGTTTTAACTTTATTTAATTCAATATTAAGCGTTAGCCATTATATCCTTTAAAGTTATATCTTTTTCAAATACTGTTTGACCATCAACTTCAGTAGCTAATGCAACTAAGCATTTTTCAACTAATTTTCTTCTTAAAGCTTTTTCCTCAGCTGGATCTAACTTAGGATTACCAAGAGGATGAGGTATAGCTATAGCTGGAACTATTCTGTTAGCTCCAACAGTTAAAGATATAGGTACTACTGTACAGATATGAACAACTGGAAGACCAGCTCTTTCTATCTCTTTTACCATCGTTGCACCGCAACGAGTACAAGTACCTCAAGTAGATGTTAGTATTACAGCGTCAACACCTGCAGCTATTAACTTTTGAGCGTATTCAGCAGCAAACTTCTTAGAACTTGCAACAGCAGTTCCGTTACCTGTAGTTGTATAGAAGAACTCATGTAAAGAACCTATAGCTCCTTCTCTTTCTAAATCTCTTAAAACATCTACTGGTAAAACTCTATCTGAGTCTAAGTTACAATAAACTGGGTCGAATCCACCATGAGCAGTTTCGTAAGTTTCTTCAGTTAAATCGTTAACTCCTGCTATAGAATATTCACCGTATTTAGATGCAGAAGAAGATTCTATTCTATCTGGATTTCCTTTAGGAACTATACCACCAGAAGTAACTAGAGCTATTTTAGCTTTAGATAAATCTTTTATAGCTGCTTGTGGATCAACTCTATCAAAGTTTGGCATTGGATATTCAGTTACGAAATCCTCACCTTTTATTTTCTTTAATAACATATCTACAGCTCTCTTAGAACCTCTTTCTTTAGCGAAGTAGTTAACTCTTACTCCTCTTTCTATATAACCTTCTTCAGCTGGAGATCCTATTTCTTCTCCATTAGCTAACTTCTTAGCTAATGTAGCTATTTTTGGAAGAGCCTTTCTCATACCAGCAGCAGAGTCAGATGTTGATACTATATATAAATCTTTTTTGAACATATCTGCTCCTGGATTTTCAATGTACATTCCTGTTAAAGCTGGTATATTTAATTCGTCTTTTACGAATTTAGTTATTGTTCCTGCAGCAACCCCGTATCTTCCTGCATTGAACGCTGGTCCAGCTATAAATAATTGTGGTTCGAAGCTCTTAACCATTCCTAATACTTCTTGGCTAGCAGACTCCATGTTTTCTCCGAAATAGCTATCTCCACAAACTACAGTTCCAACTATTTCTATTTCATCCCCTAATAACTTGTTTAATTGTAAACTTATTGGAGGTAATTTTTCAGCTATGTGTGGTTTCGTATCAGCTTTTTCTTCCCCTCCAATTCCTGCGAAGAATTGGTTTACGTAGTGAACTACTTTTATCTTTTCCATCTTTATCTCAACCCCTTTTGATTTAATTAGGCATTATATTTGCAGAATTGACCTCTTATATCGCTCATTTCTTCAACTATTTCATCAACTTCAAGAACCATTTCCATCATACTTATTTGATCTTCGTAAACTGATTCATCAAATAATTCTTTCACTTCTGGTTCAACAACATGATAAACAGCTAATCCTAACTCAACACCAGCAAGTGGTCCAGCGAAAGTTGGATCTCCAGCAGTTACTGTTTCAGCTGCAAGACCTGCAGCTTCGGCTTCAGCAGCACCTAGTAAAACCACAACATTTTCAGCACCGAATTTTTCAGTAGCATCTTTAACTCTGTTTTGGTTTTCTAAGTCCATAGCCCCAGCAGCAGTTCAGACAAAACATTCTGTTGAAGCAAAAACTATTTCAGTATTTTCTACAGTGTTTACACACTCTTCTATCGCAGGTCCCGGAATTCCGTCACGGTCACCTATGATTATGATCTTTTTATTACTTAATAAGCTCATAATATATCTCCTTTTCCCATTTATTTTAATATTGTCATTTTAATACCTTTTTAAATTCTCATTGCACTCACTTCTATATTTATTCTTATCAGCTATATTATAGAAAATAATTTTTATGACAATTGTAGCGAAGTGATATTTGTATATTGTTGACGAAACACTTAAAGTCCGCAGGACTTTGTGTAAACGAAACAATATCAAATGTCACGAAGCGACTATTCATAATATTTTTTCTTAATACCCCTTAGCTGTTAAGAATCCGAATCCTGTTTCATTAGTAGCTCCAGTTATTACTTGTATCTCAGCTTCTATAGATCCATCTTCTCTTAAAGATCCAGCAGCTCCACCAGCTATAACATCAGCAACTTCAACGTGTCCTATAACTCTATCCATCTTAGGTAATACAACAACTTGGTTAGCATTTCCACCAGTTACAACAGCATTAGCTTTAACATCAGCATCAGCTAATGATTGAGATGCTCCATCTCTACCAGCATACTCATCTGTAACTATAACAGTTTTAACACCTTGACCTTCTATTTTCTTGCAGTTCATTATAAGGTCTGTATCTGGGTTACCAAATCCTTCTTGAGATACTATTACAGCATCTAAGCCTAATTGTTTACATAATTTAGCAGTCCAGTTAGAAGATCTTTCTTTATCTGCTAAGTATACGTTTTCATTAGTTATAATAACTCCTACAAAGTTTATTTCTTTTCCGTGTTGTAGATATAAATCTTCAACTACTGAGTTATTCATGTGTACATAACTTGGGTTTTTATCACAAGCAGAAACACAGTTACCACTTACTATAGCTCCGTCCATTAATTCAGTTGGGTATAATAATGTTGGTACTATTTGCTTAGCGTCAACTCCGTAAACATATGTGTCATGTAATAATCCTTGAGTTTGAAGCATGTATACATATCCTACTTTAGGAAGTTCTGGATACTCTGCTACTGACTCTAATAATGGCTTAGTTTCGTACTCTACAACTTCATCTGGAGTTAAGTTTCTAGCAACTTCTCCTAAGTATGTAGCAGCTTTGAATCCTATCATTCTAACAGCTCTTTCGTGATCGTATTGCTTTAAACCATCTATTGGTTCAGCTATAACAACAACGTTGTTTAACTTAGAGAATGGTGTATATTCAGCTCCAGGACCAGTCATATCTATTATACCTTCTTGGAAACCAACTATTTTACCAGTTGTTACAACTCCAACATTTTTAAGTGCATGAGTTCTACCTTCTCCAACAGTGTCAACTTTTGATATAACTCCTGGGAATATTCCTCCATTACCATCAACTTTTACTCTCGGTTCTATAACGTCTTTAACTGGTATTATTCTAACGCTTTCCCCTGGACGAACTATATCTAAATCTATTGATTTTATATGTTCATCTCCACCAATTTCTTTTAACATCTCTTCTTTGTTGATGTATAATACTGAATCTTTAACTTCTGTTACTGCTCCAAATTGTACATCTTTTATAAAGATTTTCCCTAACTCAAGACGCATATTGGCACCCCCTAATTTTTTGAACTTAATTTATTTTAACGGGGAATTGAATCCCCATTAATTACTTATAAGTGCTTCTTTATCATAGCTTCTATATTAGAAACTGTAGCATCATCTTTTGTTACTTCATCTATTTTAGCTCCATCTTTGTATATAGCTATAGTTGGAAGACCTAAAACCTTCTCTTTTATAGCAACTCTTCTAGCTTTAGTTATATCGAATTTACAGAACTTTATGTTTTCCCCATATGCTTCTGCAAATTTTTCTATATCTGGAAGTAATGCTTTACAAGGCTCACAACCTTGACTCCAGAAATCAACTAATACTAGCCCTTCTGCTTCTAATACTTCTGGATCGAATGTATTTTTTTCTAATGCTATCATTTCAGTATCCCCCTTATTGGAATTTATATATTTTAATATATTTTTAATATATTAATAGCTATTTTAATTTAAGTACCGTTCACTAAGTAATGTTTAATTTGATAAACATCATCCCCCGATAACCTTGTTAAACGTACTTTTTTATTAGCAATTAGTAACTTCTTCTTCGAAGTTTGCTTCTACATATCTTTCAGCTGTTACTGCAGCTATAGCTCCATCAGCTGTTGCTGTAACAACTTGTCTTAATGATTTAACTCTACAATCTCCTGCAGCAAATACACCTGGTATATTTGTTAACATATTGTCATCTGTTTTGATGTATCCATAGTCATCCATATCTACTTTACCTTTGAATAACTCTGTTTGAGAATCAAATCCTACGAATATGAATATTCCCATAGTTCCATCTTCTTCATCAGCGAAGTATTCATTAGTTTCACCTGTTTGAGTATTTCTAAATACTACTGATTCAACTAATCCATCACCTTTTATTTCATCTATAACTGTATCTAATAAGAATTCTATTCTTTCATTAGCTCTTGCTTTATCTTCTATAGATCTAGCACATCTTAAACCTTGTCTTCTATGAACTATAGTAACTTTTCTAGCAAACTTAGTTAAGTATAATGCTTCTTCTATAGCACTATCTCCTCCTCCAACTACGAATACTTCGAAATCTTCGAAGAAGTCAGCGTCACATGTAGCACAGTAAGAAACTCCTTTACCTGTTAATTCTTTTTCTCCTGGGCATCCTAATTTTTTAGGAGTAGCTCCAGTAGCTATTATAACAGTTTTAGCTCTGTACTCGCCTTTTTCACCTTTTAATACTTTTATGTTTCCTTCTAATTCAGTGTCTACTATAGAGTCTCTAACTATTTCAGCACCGAATTCTTTACATTGCTCTACCATTCTAGCTATTAAGCTTGGTCCAGTAGCATTTTCAACTGATCCTGGATAGTTAGCAACTTCATGAGTTATAACTATTTGTCCACCAGTTTTTCCTTTTTCAAGTATTAAAGTCTTCATTTTAGCTCTTGCGCCGTAAAGACCAGCTGCAAGACCTGCAGGTCCACAACCTATTATGACTATGTCATATAAATTTTCCATTATCTCGACCCCCTATTTTTATTAATATATATACACCAAAGTTTATACATATTGTATTCTTTGGATTGTATTTCTCATTATATCAAAATCAATTACTCTGAAATCGTCTAAAACTTTTTCAGTCCACATAGGAGTTAACTTGTTGTTTTTAAATTTTTCTGCTGTTTCTATGGCTTCTTCTATTAAGTTTAATGAATTTGTGTCTAGAGATTTCCCCTTTTTAATTATGACTGTACGATATGGTGTTTCATTGGGTTTTACGCTCCCATATAGCGGATGTGATAATAATTCATACCCCTTATGAACTAAATCCCTACATTCCTTTAATGTTCCTATATAGTCAGTGTCTAACATTATAACTTCTTTGTCAGTAACGTTTTCCTGAATCATAGGATTGTTAGTGATTATTAACATTTGTCTACACTCACTTTCAAAATTTCTTTTGTTAAACTAAAAAACAGGAAACTAAGTCCCCACTTAGTTCCCTGTCAAAATGTCTTTCAGAGATCCGTCCAGTTAAAGTCCTTTCACCTGAGAATTTCATTTAAATCCTTTTGGGATGAATTTAAATTTGTCCCTTCGGTCATCTCTAATTTCCCCAAATTAGAGACCGTCTCCCTTAACCTTCAAACGGTTTAATTTTTAGTTTTGTCTTTGCCCCTTAGGTGCTTTTCTTAATTACATTATATCTAGCTTGGTAAATATATACAATACTTTTTCAAATATTTTTTTATGTTTTTTTGTTGATATTGTCCATTTTTTGTCAAACCGTTGGTATAGCTATAATCTTTTTATTAACTTCTTTCCATAGATTTTATCTATTAAGTTAATTTTCTAACTTTCAATTTATATTTATTCTAATTTCTTTTAAGTATTCCTTTTTTATGCCTTTATTTTTTAATTTTTTTTAACCATATCATAGGTTAAACAAACAGGTTTTTTTGTTCGTGGATCTTCAACAATTTCTGCATCAATATTGAAAATTTCTTTTAAATTTTCTTTTGTCATAACATCATGAGCTTCACCTTCACATACAATTTTACCTTTTTTGATTCCTATCATATGATCTGCAAACCTAGAAGCATTGTTTAATTCATGAATAACCATTACAATAGTTCTTTTTTCATTTTTATTTAATTCATCTAATAACTGTAAAATTTCTAATTGATGAGCTAAATCTAAATATGTTGTAGGTTCATCTAGTAATAATATATCTGTTTCTTGTGCAAGAGCCATTGCTATCCAAGCCCTTTGTCTTTGTCCTCCAGATAAATCATCAATATTTCTATCTCTAAATTCAGATATTTTTGTAACTTCCATAGCCCAACTTACAATATCCTTATCTTCTTTATTTATCTTTCCAAATCCCTTTTGATGAGGAAATCTACCATAAGATATTAATTCCTCTACAGTAAGTCCGCTTGGAGCTTGTGGATTTTGTGGAAGTACTGCCATTTCTTTTGCGATATCTGTTGGATTTTCCTCATGAAGATTTTTACCATTTATATAAATACTTCCGCTCTTTGGATCTATTATTCTTCCTATAGTTTTTAAAATAGTAGATTTACCACATCCGTTAGCTCCTATTATTGTAGTTATTTTTCCTTTTGGTATATTTAAATTTAAGTTTTTTACAATATCTATATTTCCATAAGATATGTTTAAGTCCTTAGTTATTATTGAATTCATAATTTTTACCTCTTTCTAATCTGCTAACATTAAATATATAAAGTAAGGTACACCTATTATAGATATAACTATTCCTACTGGTATTTCTATTGGTGCTAGTAAATTTCTAGATACAGTATCAGCTGCTAATATAAGTAATATTCCTATTAATGCTGATATAGGTACTAATCTTTTATGTTTAGGTCCAACAAGCTTTCTAGCAATGTGAGGTGAAACTAATCCTAAAAATGAAATACTTCCAGCTACTGATGTTGCAACTCCTGCTAATATAACGGCATAAGTTATTAGCTTTTTTCTTTCCTTTTCTACATTAACACCAAGCCCTGTAGATATTTCATCTCCTAAATTTAATACATCTAAGTATCTTGATTTATATATTGCAAGAAACATAAATACTATTATAAAAGGTAGTATTGCTAGTACATACTTCCAGTTGCTGCCCCATATACTTCCTGATGTCCATGCCATTACTCTATTAAATTCTTGAGTAGTAAATTTCAATTGGAAAATCGTCATTATAGATGTAAATGCTATATTTATACCTATTCCTATTAAAAGTAACCTTTGAGCGCTAATGCCATTTTTAAATGCTAATACATATATTAAGAAGGCTCCGAATAATGCCCCAAGTAATGCAACTATAGGCATTGTAAATATAGTTAAGTTACTTACTCCATCATATACATTTCCATTCATTAAATATATATATACTACAACAAACAATGCAGCTCCCGAGTTTATACCTAATATTCCTGAATCTGCTAAATCATTTTTAGTAACTCCCTGAAGTATAGCACCTGCTGTTGCTAATGCACTACCTACCAATATTGCAATAACGATTCTAGGAAGTCTTAATTTAAAAATTGCTATTTCATAATTTTTCTGTCCTTGTCCTATAAATGTTTTTAATACATCTATAGGTGGAATTTTAAATGATCCCATATTTAAACTTATCAACACAGTAATAAATATAAGTGCTAATAAAACCGATGCTATTAATATAATTTTAGACTTTTTATTATTAGTTTTCATTTTATCTAGTTTCCTTTCTTACAAGATATATAAAGACCGGTACCCCTATAAGTGCAGTTATTGAACCTACTGGTGTTTCATACGGTGGATTTATCATTCTTGATAAGATATCGCTGTAAACTAATAACAAAGACCCTAAAACTAAAGAACTAGGTATTATATATTTATAATCTGCTCCAACTATTCCTTTTGCAATTTGAGGTACTACCAGACCTACAAATACAATATTTCCAGCAACAGAAACACTTGCTCCTGTCATTAAAACTACTACTACTAAGGATATAAATCTTACTAAATTAGTTTTTTGTCCAAGTCCTATAGCAACTTCTTCACCTAAGCTTAATATTGTAATTCTCGGAGCCATTATCATAGCTACTATAAAACCTATACCTCCTACCATTAGTAAAAGTTTTACGCCTTCCCATTTAGCACTTACTAGTCCTCCAGAAATCCAAAAGCTTAGTTGCTGAGATAAATTAAAGTACATAGCAAACGCCATAGCTAGTGACACTAATAATGTACCTAATGCAGTTCCTGCTAATGCTAATTTTACTGGATCAACTTTTTTTCTCGTTCTAGAACTTATAAAGTAAACTAGCAATCCACTTATACCCGCTCCTAAAAAAGAAAATATCATAAGCCCAAAACTTCCTGGTGCAAACCCTGGTACTACCTTTTGTAAAACTAAAGCTATTGCTATAGTAAATGTAGCTCCTTGTGTTATACCCATTACAGATGGATCTGCTATAGGATTCCTCGTAATACCTTGCATTATAGCTCCCGATACAGCTAAGAAACCTCCAACTAGCGCTGCTGCTATAGCTCTTGGCATTCTAACATCTCTAATTATTTTTGTATCTACATCACTTGAATTGGATATAAAACTATTTATCATGGTATTTAAGCTTATATCCTTAGGTCCCATTGATACCGATATAAAAATACCAATAAAAAGAATTGCTATTCCAATCGTAATTAATAAATAAGCCGAACTCTTTTTACTTAATTTCATGTCTAAACATACCTTTCTATATTTCTATGATTAAAAACAGGTGTGAAAATGAAATCCATTATACACACCTGCTATACTAAATTACTTTATTAATTCATTTTTAACTGATTCTAATAATAACTCTCTACCTATAGGGTTATATGATTGAGTAAAGTATGGTGAAGCATCTAAGATTGTTACATTTCCATCTTTTACAGCTCTAATTTGTGACCATACTGAACTATTTTCTAAATCTTTTTTATCAGAATCCGTAGCTATAACAATAATGTGATCCGCATCTATTTCAGTTAAACCTTCCATGCTAACAGTTGGTAATGTTATACCATCTTGCTTTGGCATATTTTTAGGTCTAGCTAGTTTCATGTCATCATTTACAATAGTTCCTATACCCGCATCACTAAATACCATAAATTGACCTTGAGTTGCTAAAACTGTTAAGTACGTTTGATCTCCATTTTTAGCTACAACTTCTTTTCCAAGTTCTTCAGCTTTTTTATCATAATTGCTTAACCACTCTTTAGCTTTATCTTCTTGGTTAAATAACTTTGAAACATCTATTAATTTACTTCTCCAATCATTTGCGTAGTCTTTTATCATAACTACTGGAGCAATTTCTTTTAATTGATCATATATTTTTTCTTGTCTTTGACTCATTATTATTAAGTCTGGATTTGTTCCTAAAATTGCTTCAACATCCATAGTATCCATCATTGAATGTCCTACAACTTTAGTATCTTTTAATTTATCTTCTATGTATGAAGGTACTTTAGTAGTTTCATAAGAATCTACATTAGCTGTAGCAACTGGTGTATGTCCTAAAATTAAAAGCTCTTCACTGCTTCCTGAAATATCTACTATTCGTTTTGGATCTGCTGGTAT
The nucleotide sequence above comes from Paraclostridium bifermentans. Encoded proteins:
- a CDS encoding glycine/sarcosine/betaine reductase component B subunit, which encodes MRLELGKIFIKDVQFGAVTEVKDSVLYINKEEMLKEIGGDEHIKSIDLDIVRPGESVRIIPVKDVIEPRVKVDGNGGIFPGVISKVDTVGEGRTHALKNVGVVTTGKIVGFQEGIIDMTGPGAEYTPFSKLNNVVVIAEPIDGLKQYDHERAVRMIGFKAATYLGEVARNLTPDEVVEYETKPLLESVAEYPELPKVGYVYMLQTQGLLHDTYVYGVDAKQIVPTLLYPTELMDGAIVSGNCVSACDKNPSYVHMNNSVVEDLYLQHGKEINFVGVIITNENVYLADKERSSNWTAKLCKQLGLDAVIVSQEGFGNPDTDLIMNCKKIEGQGVKTVIVTDEYAGRDGASQSLADADVKANAVVTGGNANQVVVLPKMDRVIGHVEVADVIAGGAAGSLREDGSIEAEIQVITGATNETGFGFLTAKGY
- the trxB gene encoding thioredoxin-disulfide reductase produces the protein MENLYDIVIIGCGPAGLAAGLYGARAKMKTLILEKGKTGGQIVITHEVANYPGSVENATGPSLIARMVEQCKEFGAEIVRDSIVDTELEGNIKVLKGEKGEYRAKTVIIATGATPKKLGCPGEKELTGKGVSYCATCDADFFEDFEVFVVGGGDSAIEEALYLTKFARKVTIVHRRQGLRCARSIEDKARANERIEFLLDTVIDEIKGDGLVESVVFRNTQTGETNEYFADEEDGTMGIFIFVGFDSQTELFKGKVDMDDYGYIKTDDNMLTNIPGVFAAGDCRVKSLRQVVTATADGAIAAVTAERYVEANFEEEVTNC
- the grdB gene encoding glycine reductase complex selenoprotein B, whose amino-acid sequence is MEKIKVVHYVNQFFAGIGGEEKADTKPHIAEKLPPISLQLNKLLGDEIEIVGTVVCGDSYFGENMESASQEVLGMVKSFEPQLFIAGPAFNAGRYGVAAGTITKFVKDELNIPALTGMYIENPGADMFKKDLYIVSTSDSAAGMRKALPKIATLAKKLANGEEIGSPAEEGYIERGVRVNYFAKERGSKRAVDMLLKKIKGEDFVTEYPMPNFDRVDPQAAIKDLSKAKIALVTSGGIVPKGNPDRIESSSASKYGEYSIAGVNDLTEETYETAHGGFDPVYCNLDSDRVLPVDVLRDLEREGAIGSLHEFFYTTTGNGTAVASSKKFAAEYAQKLIAAGVDAVILTSTUGTCTRCGATMVKEIERAGLPVVHICTVVPISLTVGANRIVPAIAIPHPLGNPKLDPAEEKALRRKLVEKCLVALATEVDGQTVFEKDITLKDIMANA
- a CDS encoding FecCD family ABC transporter permease, which gives rise to MKLSKKSSAYLLITIGIAILFIGIFISVSMGPKDISLNTMINSFISNSSDVDTKIIRDVRMPRAIAAALVGGFLAVSGAIMQGITRNPIADPSVMGITQGATFTIAIALVLQKVVPGFAPGSFGLMIFSFLGAGISGLLVYFISSRTRKKVDPVKLALAGTALGTLLVSLAMAFAMYFNLSQQLSFWISGGLVSAKWEGVKLLLMVGGIGFIVAMIMAPRITILSLGEEVAIGLGQKTNLVRFISLVVVVLMTGASVSVAGNIVFVGLVVPQIAKGIVGADYKYIIPSSLVLGSLLLVYSDILSRMINPPYETPVGSITALIGVPVFIYLVRKETR
- the trxA gene encoding thioredoxin TrxA, with the translated sequence MIALEKNTFDPEVLEAEGLVLVDFWSQGCEPCKALLPDIEKFAEAYGENIKFCKFDITKARRVAIKEKVLGLPTIAIYKDGAKIDEVTKDDATVSNIEAMIKKHL
- a CDS encoding iron-hydroxamate ABC transporter substrate-binding protein encodes the protein MKKRKSLVLLAAVVATLGLVTGCAGGNSSNKESNEKRTVQSVKGDVEIPADPKRIVDISGSSEELLILGHTPVATANVDSYETTKVPSYIEDKLKDTKVVGHSMMDTMDVEAILGTNPDLIIMSQRQEKIYDQLKEIAPVVMIKDYANDWRSKLIDVSKLFNQEDKAKEWLSNYDKKAEELGKEVVAKNGDQTYLTVLATQGQFMVFSDAGIGTIVNDDMKLARPKNMPKQDGITLPTVSMEGLTEIDADHIIVIATDSDKKDLENSSVWSQIRAVKDGNVTILDASPYFTQSYNPIGRELLLESVKNELIK
- the grdA gene encoding glycine/sarcosine/betaine reductase complex selenoprotein A, yielding MSLLSNKKIIIIGDRDGIPGPAIEECVNTVENTEIVFASTECFVUTAAGAMDLENQNRVKDATEKFGAENVVVLLGAAEAEAAGLAAETVTAGDPTFAGPLAGVELGLAVYHVVEPEVKELFDESVYEDQISMMEMVLEVDEIVEEMSDIRGQFCKYNA
- a CDS encoding GrdX family protein; this encodes MLIITNNPMIQENVTDKEVIMLDTDYIGTLKECRDLVHKGYELLSHPLYGSVKPNETPYRTVIIKKGKSLDTNSLNLIEEAIETAEKFKNNKLTPMWTEKVLDDFRVIDFDIMRNTIQRIQYV
- a CDS encoding FecCD family ABC transporter permease, with protein sequence MKTNNKKSKIILIASVLLALIFITVLISLNMGSFKIPPIDVLKTFIGQGQKNYEIAIFKLRLPRIVIAILVGSALATAGAILQGVTKNDLADSGILGINSGAALFVVVYIYLMNGNVYDGVSNLTIFTMPIVALLGALFGAFLIYVLAFKNGISAQRLLLIGIGINIAFTSIMTIFQLKFTTQEFNRVMAWTSGSIWGSNWKYVLAILPFIIVFMFLAIYKSRYLDVLNLGDEISTGLGVNVEKERKKLITYAVILAGVATSVAGSISFLGLVSPHIARKLVGPKHKRLVPISALIGILLILAADTVSRNLLAPIEIPVGIVISIIGVPYFIYLMLAD
- the grdC gene encoding glycine/sarcosine/betaine reductase complex component C subunit beta; this translates as MTFPVLKGASYILVHTPDMIVKNGTTCAVERETHPESEFLKEVTNHIRSYEEVVNYIPNQVYIGNNRPEELREIALPWCEYKMEGKRDGKRGEIMPQDEFLAMMQICDAFDLVKLKEDFVNNIRPNFEKNYPELAPFFGKLKGDNIDDANELIDSHHAEGLYHNDQLVGYVKRAHDVDVNLNAHTMFENLVVKASGVVAAVQLIRKENVNPLDIDYVIECSEEACGDMNQRGGGNFAKAIAEMAGLQNASGSDTRGFCAGPTHALINAAALVKSGIYKNVMVVAGGASAKLGMNAKDHVKKGLPVLEDVVGGFAVLVSENDGVNPIIRTDLTGKHSVGTGSSPQAVMTALITSGLDRANLKITDVDVYSVEMQNPDITKPAGAGDVPEANYKMIGALAVKRGDLEKKELKNFVSEKGIPGWAPTQGHIPSGVPYIGFGIDDLTSGDKNRAMVVGKGSLFLGRMTNLFDGVSFIVERNQGVEEEAAAVSKEEIKKIIAESMKKLAQDMLIEE
- a CDS encoding ABC transporter ATP-binding protein translates to MNSIITKDLNISYGNIDIVKNLNLNIPKGKITTIIGANGCGKSTILKTIGRIIDPKSGSIYINGKNLHEENPTDIAKEMAVLPQNPQAPSGLTVEELISYGRFPHQKGFGKINKEDKDIVSWAMEVTKISEFRDRNIDDLSGGQRQRAWIAMALAQETDILLLDEPTTYLDLAHQLEILQLLDELNKNEKRTIVMVIHELNNASRFADHMIGIKKGKIVCEGEAHDVMTKENLKEIFNIDAEIVEDPRTKKPVCLTYDMVKKN